In Amaranthus tricolor cultivar Red isolate AtriRed21 chromosome 5, ASM2621246v1, whole genome shotgun sequence, a genomic segment contains:
- the LOC130813814 gene encoding pectinesterase-like yields the protein MKQLLKKHKKLFLLGFLATLLLIATTIGISIDAKSSHQQNHIKNPRLSHETHAILKSSCGCTRFPNLCYTAIALSPSLNLKKISTQKDVIAASLNLTTKAVEHNYFTIENLIKTQKNLTFREKNALHDCLESIDETLDELRSTLIDLLNYQHYNDINNNNNNNNKNNNNNNKRGKSLKEYADDMKTLVSAAMTDQETCLDGFSHNKADKHVREVLKSGQVHVERMCSNALAMIKNMTDFDIAAELSANKKRKLINGYNNDHKNSPNEFGGWPMWMSREDKRLLQEGQPRADTVVAADGSGDHRTIAEAVAAAPNKSKKRFVIFIKAGVYDEIVEVGKKKTNLMFVGEGRTKTIITGKRNVVDGFTTFDSATVAITGDGFLARDLTIQNTAGPSKHQAVALRVGADLSAFYECDILAYQDTLYVHKNRQFFVKCLITGTVDFIFGNAAVVFQDCDIHARKPNPNQKNMITAQSRMDPNQNTGIVIQKCRIGGTMDLQGAKNNYATYLGRPWQEYSRTVIMQSSISDVVHPAGWHEWEGEFGLKTLHYLEYDNSGPGSDTSKRVQWDGVRVISQQSEALKFTPGDFISGGSWLASTTFPFALGL from the exons ATGAAACAATTACTCAAAAAGcacaaaaaattatttcttttagGTTTTCTTGCTACCCTTTTACTCATTGCTACTACAATTGGTATTAGCATTGATGCAAAATCATCTCATCAACAAAATCACATTAAAAATCCTAGACTCTCCCATGAAACACATGCTATCCTCAAATCCTCTTGTGGTTGTACACGATTTCCCAATCTTTGCTACACCGCCATTGCCTTATCTCCTTCCTTAAACCTTAAAAAAATCTCCACCCAAAAGGATGTAATCGCGGCCTCCTTAAACCTCACTACTAAAGCTGTAGAGCATAACTACTTTACGATAGAAAATCTtattaaaactcaaaaaaacCTTACATTTCGAGAGAAAAATGCTCTGCATGACTGTCTCGAGTCAATCGATGAAACCCTAGATGAACTCAGAAGCACCTTAATTGACCTTCTAAACTACCAGCATTATAAcgatattaataacaacaacaataataataataaaaataataataataataataaacgcGGTAAGTCTTTAAAGGAATACGCGGATGATATGAAGACACTTGTATCAGCCGCTATGACGGATCAAGAAACATGTTTAGATGGATTTTCTCATAATAAAGCTGATAAGCACGTAAGGGAAGTGCTCAAAAGTGGGCAGGTACACGTAGAACGTATGTGTAGTAACGCTTTGGCTATGATTAAAAACATGACTGATTTTGATATAGCGGCTGAATTATCAGccaataagaaaagaaaattaattaatggtTATAATAATGATCATAAAAATAGTCCTAATGAGTTTGGTGGTTGGCCAATGTGGATGTCTAGAGAGGACAAGAGATTGCTACAAGAGGGTCAACCTAGGGCGGATACGGTCGTGGCAGCAGACGGGAGCGGAGATCACCGGACGATTGCGGAGGCGGTGGCGGCCGCCCCcaacaaaagtaagaaaaggTTTGTGATTTTTATTAAGGCAGGAGTATACGATGAAATTGTAGAAGTTGGTAAGAAGAAAACGAATTTAATGTTTGTTGGAGAAGGGAGAACAAAGACTATTATTACTGGAAAGAGGAATGTTGTTGATGGCTTCACCACCTTCGATTCAGCAACTGTCG CAATCACCGGAGACGGATTCTTAGCAAGAGACTTAACCATCCAAAACACCGCAGGCCCATCAAAACACCAAGCAGTAGCACTTCGTGTAGGGGCAGACTTATCAGCATTTTACGAATGCGACATTCTAGCTTACCAAGACACCCTTTACGTCCACAAAAATCGACAATTCTTCGTAAAATGTCTTATTACAGGAACCGTAGACTTCATATTTGGTAACGCAGCAGTTGTATTCCAAGATTGTGACATCCATGCACGTAAGCCTAATCCAAATCAAAAGAACATGATCACAGCACAATCTCGAATggacccaaaccaaaacaccgGAATAGTGATCCAAAAATGTCGAATCGGGGGCACGATGGATCTACAAGGTGCTAAAAATAATTATGCAACGTATCTAGGTAGACCATGGCAAGAATACTCTAGGACGGTAATTATGCAATCTAGTATAAGTGATGTGGTTCATCCGGCGGGTTGGCATGAATGGGAAGGTGAGTTTGGATTGAAAACTTTGCATTATTTGGAGTATGATAATAGTGGGCCAGGATCTGATACGTCGAAACGAGTACAATGGGATGGTGTACGAGTTATTAGTCAACAGTCTGAGGCTTTAAAGTTTACTCCTGGGGATTTTATTTCTGGTGGTAGTTGGTTAGCTTCTACTACCTTCCCTTTTGCTCTTGGTCTTTAA